Proteins encoded by one window of Geobacter sp. DSM 9736:
- the pgeF gene encoding peptidoglycan editing factor PgeF: MEIRKTTSKIHYLEPALFAAAGISTQGFTTRHEGVSRPPYNSLNLGTNTNDSPHNVKGNRSLLARSFGATLDRLVTVSQVHGTDLLVIDSPNPDFAHFQKLECDGIVTNQPGVMIGICVADCFPLLLLDPKKGVAAALHAGWKGTAHGIAGKGVGAMAEIFGSRPADILAAVGPGIGSCCYEVDEPVREAFGKSGLSWEMITNAAGDKKWSLDLEEANRQLLLRSGVRESNIETSGMCVSCTPDLFFSYRRDKGDTGRQMGFIMLR, encoded by the coding sequence ATGGAAATCAGAAAGACCACCAGCAAAATACATTACCTTGAACCTGCCCTCTTTGCGGCAGCCGGAATTTCGACGCAAGGTTTCACCACCAGGCACGAAGGGGTATCACGCCCCCCCTACAACTCACTCAACCTCGGCACCAACACCAATGATTCGCCCCACAACGTCAAGGGAAACCGAAGCCTGCTGGCCCGAAGCTTCGGCGCAACCCTGGATCGACTCGTCACCGTCAGCCAGGTGCATGGCACCGATCTCCTCGTGATCGACTCTCCCAATCCCGATTTCGCCCATTTTCAGAAGCTGGAATGCGACGGGATAGTCACGAACCAGCCTGGGGTGATGATCGGGATCTGCGTCGCCGACTGTTTTCCTCTCCTTCTCCTGGACCCGAAGAAAGGTGTCGCCGCCGCCCTCCATGCAGGATGGAAGGGAACGGCCCACGGGATAGCCGGCAAAGGAGTGGGCGCCATGGCGGAAATCTTCGGTTCGCGTCCCGCCGACATTCTGGCTGCCGTCGGCCCCGGCATCGGTTCCTGCTGCTACGAGGTGGACGAACCGGTGCGTGAAGCGTTCGGGAAGAGCGGCCTTTCCTGGGAGATGATAACGAACGCTGCAGGGGATAAAAAGTGGAGTCTCGATCTGGAGGAAGCGAACCGTCAGCTTCTGCTGCGTTCAGGGGTGAGGGAGAGCAACATCGAAACTTCAGGCATGTGTGTCTCCTGCACCCCCGACCTCTTTTTCTCCTATCGCAGGGATAAGGGGGACACGGGGAGACAAATGGGTTTCATCATGCTCCGCTGA